The Microbulbifer sp. TB1203 nucleotide sequence ACCATAGGCGGTGCCATCGCCTGCGGCTGGGACGGCCCGGCGCGCCCCGCCGGTATGTCCCTGCGCGACACTGTGCTCGGCTGCCGCATGTTGAACGGCCGCGGCCAGTTGGTCAGTTTTGGAGGCCAGGTGATGAAGAATGTCGCCGGCTATGATCTTTCAAGACTGCAGGTGGGCGCTCTCGGCACCCTGGGTGTATTGCTCGATGTATCCCTGCGCCTGCTGCCGCAACCGGAGTGCACGGAGAACCGCAGCTTTACTGTAAGTGCCGGGCAATTGCCAGACTGGTGGGAAAAACTGCGCGCGCTGCGCCCGCTGCTGCGCGCCAGCTGCTTTGTGGGTGCGAGCGGCTTGGGGGACGCCGGCGGCTTGATGGAGGGAAAGCTGCACCTGCGCCTCAGCGGGCGCAAGACGGCGCTGAAAGCGGCGCTGCAAAAGCTGGGCGGTGAGCCGAGCGCCTTCGACTGGCGCGCGTTGCGCAACCTGCGCCACGAATTCTTTAGCGCCCCGCAACTCGCCTGTGTTGTCCTGCCGCATTTCGCAGAGTTGGATATTCCCCTTGAAGAGACCCTGATCGACTGGGAGGGTGCGCGTATCTGGGTGCGCAACGGCGATGGTGTGGCCCTGCAGCGTGCGGCGGCGGAGCGGGGCGGGTTTGTGCGTGTACTGCGCGGCCCCGCGCTTCCGGTAGCCAGCGGCGCTGGCGACTGGCCGCGGCGGATCAAAAATGCTTTCGATCCCCGGGGGCTGTTTAACCGCGAACTCTTTAATACGTATTTCGGTGGAGGGCAGGCATGCAGGTAAAACTGCTCGATGGACTGCTGGAAGAGAGCGATGCGCAGCGCGCCGAGCAGGTGCTGAACGCCTGTGTGCACTGCGGCTTCTGCACCGCCACCTGTCCTACCTATCTGCTCGCCGGCAACGAACTGGACAGCCCCCGCGGGCGTATCTACCTGATCAAGGAAATGCTGGAAACCGGTAGCGCCGGAGAGCTGACCCGCACCCACCTGGACCGCTGCGTGACCTGCCGCAGCTGTGAGACCACCTGTCCTTCCGGGGTGGAATACCACAAGCTGGTGGCCATAGGCCGGACCACCAGTGAGCGTCTGGCACCGCGCAACGTTTTCCAGCGCGGCCTGCGCGTCGCGCTGCGCAAGCTGATGTTGTCGCCGCGGTTGTTTGGCGGCCTGCTCGCCGCGGGGCGTCTCGCGTCACCGCTACTGCCGGCTTCCCTGCGCCGGGTTTATTTCCCGTCACGCAAGCGCGCCCGGCCGCTGCCGGGCAAACCGGTGGAAGCCCGGACGGCGGCGGTGATTCTACTGCCCGGCTGCGTGCAGCCGTCGCTGCGCCCGGAAATTGACACTGCTTTTGCGCGCATTCTGGATTTCTTCGGTGTGCCCTTATTGCAACCGGCCGCCGCCGGCTGTTGTGGGGCGGTCAGTCAGCACACCAGTGCTGAGGAGGAAGCGCGGGAGCTGGCGCGGCGGAATGTCGACTGCTGGTGGAA carries:
- the glcE gene encoding glycolate oxidase subunit GlcE; translation: MAEQDRTLELQAALEQALAGDTPVAIRGGGSRAHFNLALGDNPLSTAAHRGVIDYQPDELMLRVRAGTPIAELEALLAAEGQRFAADVPQPAEHSTIGGAIACGWDGPARPAGMSLRDTVLGCRMLNGRGQLVSFGGQVMKNVAGYDLSRLQVGALGTLGVLLDVSLRLLPQPECTENRSFTVSAGQLPDWWEKLRALRPLLRASCFVGASGLGDAGGLMEGKLHLRLSGRKTALKAALQKLGGEPSAFDWRALRNLRHEFFSAPQLACVVLPHFAELDIPLEETLIDWEGARIWVRNGDGVALQRAAAERGGFVRVLRGPALPVASGAGDWPRRIKNAFDPRGLFNRELFNTYFGGGQACR
- the glcF gene encoding glycolate oxidase subunit GlcF; this encodes MQVKLLDGLLEESDAQRAEQVLNACVHCGFCTATCPTYLLAGNELDSPRGRIYLIKEMLETGSAGELTRTHLDRCVTCRSCETTCPSGVEYHKLVAIGRTTSERLAPRNVFQRGLRVALRKLMLSPRLFGGLLAAGRLASPLLPASLRRVYFPSRKRARPLPGKPVEARTAAVILLPGCVQPSLRPEIDTAFARILDFFGVPLLQPAAAGCCGAVSQHTSAEEEARELARRNVDCWWKLAQGREVRAIVSTATGCGAQLHDYPLLLADDPHYAARAQALNQLMRDPVELLEELLQEKSLRLPADALNGRFAFHCPCTLQHGLGLNGRVERLLAGFGLDLPQINDAHLCCGSAGTYSILQRKFSQALRRRKLANLQASEPQTILTANIGCLLHLQGGTETPVRHWLELLAEALPND